A single region of the Candidatus Gracilibacteria bacterium genome encodes:
- the atpH gene encoding ATP synthase F1 subunit delta, producing MKISIQKYAKALAEAVHEGDDAQKTANRMQNVLRVFVRRKQGKLIKRFPGIFKEVWLAKRGIVEVRVTLPYEPSQEEEKDLTRLIGEALGKKVVLAVKADKHVLGGMKLEFGDSVVDGTVRTRLDTLKNNLINS from the coding sequence ATGAAAATTTCGATCCAAAAATATGCGAAAGCCCTTGCCGAGGCAGTGCACGAAGGCGATGACGCCCAAAAAACCGCGAATCGCATGCAAAATGTGTTGCGTGTTTTTGTCCGCCGTAAACAGGGAAAACTCATCAAACGATTTCCCGGCATATTTAAGGAGGTTTGGTTGGCCAAGCGCGGGATTGTGGAAGTGCGCGTGACCCTTCCGTATGAGCCCTCTCAAGAAGAAGAGAAAGATCTTACTCGTTTGATCGGAGAAGCGTTGGGGAAAAAGGTGGTGCTCGCGGTTAAGGCCGATAAGCATGTGCTCGGGGGAATGAAGCTTGAATTCGGAGACAGTGTGGTGGATGGAACGGTTCGAACTCGTTTGGATACGCTTAAAAATAATCTTATTAATTCCTAA
- the atpA gene encoding F0F1 ATP synthase subunit alpha, whose product MQVKDQILDSLKEQIEKFQSAAKVEKVGHVLEVGDGIARIVGIADVASQEMVHFANGQVGVALNLEEDSVGAIILGSDKGIKEGDEVRTTGKILSVPVGEALIGRVVDPLGNPQDGKGEIKTDTFYPIEKIAPRVIKRKGVNTPVQTGVKAVDSMIPIGRGQRELIIGDRQTGKTAIAIDTIINQKSENMICVYVAIGQKESKVAKIVAELEKNGAMDYTIVVRTSACDPASLTYLAPFAGCAMGEYFLDKGKDVLVVYDDLSKHAWSYREISLLLRRPPGREAYPGDVFYLHSRLLERACKLDEKYGGGSLTALPIIETQAGDVSAYIPTNVISITDGQIFLESDLFYKGVRPALNVGISVSRVGSAAQTKAMKKVAGRLKLQLAQYRELAVFAQFGSDLDEATQRQLNQGDRLSEILKQKQYAAVPVEKQVVILYAGINDYLAKVPVAKVKEYEEKLYTWFDAKYSPLLKDIKTKKELTADIEEQLKKALAEFNSEITFE is encoded by the coding sequence ATGCAGGTCAAAGATCAAATTTTAGACTCCCTTAAGGAGCAAATTGAAAAATTTCAATCCGCCGCCAAAGTGGAAAAAGTGGGACACGTCCTCGAAGTCGGGGATGGAATCGCCCGCATCGTTGGCATTGCGGACGTGGCGTCGCAAGAAATGGTCCATTTTGCCAATGGGCAAGTGGGCGTGGCGTTGAATCTTGAAGAAGACAGCGTGGGCGCCATTATTCTCGGAAGCGACAAAGGTATTAAAGAAGGCGATGAAGTTCGCACTACAGGCAAAATTTTGTCCGTGCCGGTGGGGGAGGCGTTGATCGGGCGCGTGGTGGATCCTCTCGGGAACCCACAAGACGGAAAAGGCGAAATTAAAACCGATACATTTTATCCGATTGAAAAGATTGCGCCTCGTGTCATCAAACGCAAAGGCGTGAACACTCCGGTTCAAACCGGGGTAAAAGCCGTGGATTCCATGATTCCGATTGGTCGAGGACAACGCGAGCTCATCATTGGTGATCGTCAAACCGGAAAAACCGCGATTGCGATTGATACCATCATCAACCAGAAAAGTGAAAACATGATTTGTGTGTACGTGGCCATTGGACAAAAAGAATCCAAGGTCGCGAAAATTGTGGCGGAGTTGGAAAAGAACGGAGCCATGGATTATACGATTGTGGTTCGTACCTCGGCTTGTGATCCTGCGTCTCTCACGTATCTTGCCCCGTTTGCCGGGTGCGCCATGGGTGAATATTTCTTGGATAAAGGAAAAGATGTGCTTGTGGTGTACGACGATTTATCCAAGCACGCTTGGTCTTATCGTGAAATTTCTTTGTTGCTCCGACGCCCTCCGGGTCGTGAAGCGTATCCCGGGGACGTGTTTTATCTCCACTCTCGTTTGTTGGAACGTGCTTGTAAATTGGATGAAAAATACGGCGGAGGTTCTCTCACTGCGTTGCCAATCATTGAAACGCAAGCCGGAGACGTGTCCGCGTACATTCCGACCAATGTCATTTCCATCACAGACGGGCAAATTTTCTTGGAATCCGATTTGTTTTATAAAGGAGTTCGCCCGGCCTTGAACGTGGGTATCTCGGTTTCTCGTGTGGGATCTGCGGCTCAGACCAAAGCCATGAAAAAAGTGGCCGGCCGTTTGAAACTTCAACTCGCTCAATATCGTGAACTTGCGGTGTTTGCTCAATTCGGTTCCGATCTTGACGAAGCCACGCAAAGACAACTCAATCAAGGCGATCGTCTTTCGGAAATTTTGAAGCAAAAACAATACGCTGCGGTTCCGGTGGAAAAGCAAGTCGTGATTTTGTACGCCGGGATCAATGATTATTTGGCAAAAGTGCCGGTGGCCAAGGTCAAAGAATATGAAGAAAAATTATACACCTGGTTCGATGCCAAGTATTCTCCGCTTTTGAAGGATATTAAAACAAAGAAAGAGCTCACGGCCGACATTGAAGAACAACTTAAGAAAGCATTGGCTGAGTTCAATTCTGAAATTACTTTTGAATAA
- the atpG gene encoding ATP synthase F1 subunit gamma has protein sequence MGNSIKDIRRKIKSIRSTRQITKAMELVATSKMKKAVDNAVNLRSYGYSAMNILAKLSKKQKDSHPYLKDRDVKNVLVLLFTTDKGLCGGLNTNLFRKTTHLIASLEKDYPQAAIHFVTSGRKGADFLRRMGKTVDMAFPAYSVHPKFSDIFPLSRTALKGFDKGNYDQVYVIYPDFESMLLQKPVARRLLPFSPVVFEQMLSELGSKFTKIAAPVEKDIDYKLEPSPYYIAQNIIPQLIEVQLYQAVLETAASEHSARMVAMQNATKAADDLLSDFVLTYNQVRQGAITAEIAEIASSSAAIG, from the coding sequence ATGGGAAATTCCATTAAAGACATTCGAAGGAAAATCAAATCCATTCGCTCCACGCGCCAGATCACCAAGGCTATGGAGTTGGTGGCCACGTCCAAGATGAAAAAAGCGGTCGACAATGCCGTGAATCTGCGTTCGTACGGATATTCGGCCATGAATATTTTGGCAAAATTATCCAAAAAGCAAAAAGATTCTCATCCGTATTTAAAGGATCGTGACGTGAAAAACGTTTTGGTTTTATTGTTCACCACGGATAAAGGGTTGTGCGGAGGGTTGAATACCAATTTGTTCCGCAAAACCACGCATCTCATCGCTTCGCTTGAGAAGGATTATCCGCAAGCCGCGATTCATTTTGTGACCTCGGGTCGAAAAGGCGCGGACTTTTTGCGACGTATGGGCAAGACCGTGGACATGGCTTTTCCCGCCTATTCCGTGCATCCCAAGTTTTCCGATATTTTTCCATTGAGCCGCACTGCGCTTAAAGGGTTTGATAAAGGCAATTACGATCAAGTGTATGTGATTTATCCGGATTTTGAATCCATGTTGTTGCAAAAACCCGTGGCGCGCCGATTGTTGCCGTTTTCCCCCGTCGTTTTCGAACAAATGTTGAGTGAATTGGGTTCCAAATTCACAAAAATTGCAGCGCCGGTGGAAAAAGACATCGATTATAAACTCGAGCCTTCTCCGTATTACATTGCGCAAAACATCATTCCTCAGTTGATTGAAGTCCAATTGTATCAAGCCGTTTTGGAAACCGCGGCATCCGAGCACAGCGCTCGCATGGTGGCCATGCAAAATGCCACCAAGGCGGCGGATGATTTGTTGTCGGATTTTGTTTTAACTTACAATCAAGTGCGTCAGGGCGCGATCACGGCGGAAATCGCTGAAATCGCTTCCAGCTCTGCCGCCATCGGATAA
- the atpD gene encoding F0F1 ATP synthase subunit beta — MPGKVTKIIGAVVDCSFEGEELPRLYDALEVKIGETTLVLETQQHLGGNEVRTVAMGTTDGLRRHQDVTNTGAPISVPVGPETLGRMCDALGTPLDDLPVVNSKKKYPIHRPAPSFAEQSTKTEILETGIKVIDLICPIIKGGKVGLFGGAGVGKTVVIMELIRNIAQEHGGLSVFAGVGERSREGNDLYYDMKGSGVLEKTSLVFGQMNEPPGVRQRVALTGVTMAEYFRDEAGQDVLLFIDNIFRFTQAGSEVSALLGRIPSAVGYQPTLATEMGALQERITSTKKGSITSIQAVYVPADDLTDPAPATTFGHLDSTVVLSRALSELGIYPAVDPLDSTSTILDPAIVGEEHYTVTRGVQRILQRYKDLQDIIAILGMEELSEDDKLTVRRARKIQKFLSQPFFVAETFTGHPGKYVSLSETIRGFKEILEGKWDHMDEGAFYMKGGIDDVK; from the coding sequence ATGCCAGGCAAAGTTACAAAAATCATTGGAGCTGTCGTCGACTGTTCATTCGAAGGGGAAGAACTTCCGCGATTGTATGATGCGTTGGAGGTAAAAATTGGGGAAACCACCCTGGTTCTTGAAACCCAACAGCATTTGGGAGGGAATGAGGTGCGCACCGTGGCCATGGGAACCACCGATGGTCTCAGGCGCCATCAAGATGTGACGAACACCGGAGCCCCGATTTCAGTGCCTGTGGGCCCGGAAACGTTGGGTCGCATGTGCGATGCTTTGGGCACGCCGCTCGACGATCTTCCGGTAGTGAATTCCAAGAAAAAATATCCGATTCATCGCCCCGCGCCTTCGTTTGCCGAGCAATCCACCAAAACCGAAATTCTTGAAACCGGAATTAAAGTCATCGACCTCATCTGTCCGATCATTAAAGGAGGAAAAGTGGGGTTGTTTGGGGGAGCCGGAGTGGGAAAAACGGTCGTGATTATGGAACTCATTCGTAACATTGCTCAGGAACACGGAGGACTTTCCGTATTTGCCGGGGTCGGAGAACGCAGTCGTGAAGGAAATGATCTTTACTACGATATGAAAGGATCCGGCGTTTTGGAAAAAACATCGTTGGTTTTCGGACAAATGAACGAACCCCCTGGCGTTCGTCAACGTGTGGCTTTGACCGGAGTGACCATGGCTGAATATTTCCGTGATGAAGCCGGACAAGATGTGCTTTTATTCATCGATAACATCTTCCGTTTCACTCAGGCCGGGTCTGAGGTGTCCGCTCTCTTGGGTCGTATTCCTTCTGCTGTGGGTTACCAACCGACATTGGCCACGGAAATGGGAGCGCTTCAAGAACGCATCACTTCCACCAAAAAAGGATCCATCACTTCCATCCAGGCTGTGTACGTGCCTGCCGATGACTTGACCGATCCCGCACCTGCCACCACGTTCGGTCACTTGGATTCTACGGTCGTGTTGTCTCGTGCTTTGTCTGAATTGGGAATTTATCCTGCCGTTGATCCTCTCGATTCCACGTCTACGATTTTGGATCCCGCGATTGTGGGAGAAGAGCACTACACCGTGACTCGTGGCGTGCAACGCATTCTTCAACGCTACAAAGATTTGCAAGATATCATCGCCATCTTGGGTATGGAAGAATTGTCCGAAGACGATAAACTCACGGTGCGCCGCGCTCGTAAGATTCAAAAATTCTTATCTCAGCCGTTCTTCGTGGCTGAAACCTTTACCGGACATCCCGGGAAATACGTGTCGCTCAGCGAGACGATTCGAGGATTTAAAGAAATTCTTGAAGGCAAATGGGACCACATGGATGAAGGCGCCTTCTACATGAAAGGCGGGATTGATGATGTGAAATAA